The nucleotide sequence TTGACATCCGGAACCAGATGGCTGTTGTGATTAGCTTGCAAAATTGTATCTTTGGCTTATTAGCAACAACTCTCTATGAGTTAATCTACATACGCCTTTTGTTGTGATTAGCTTGCAAAATTGTATCTTTGGCTTATTAGCAACAACGTAGCGGAATGTATGTGTCTGTTTGGTATAGTTGTGATTAGCTTGCAAAATTGTATCTTTGGCTTATTAGCAACAACTTCAACACGACTATAATCCAACGTCAGATGTTGTGATTAGCTTGCAAAATTGTATCTTTGGCTTATTAGCAACAACATACTGTTGTGGAACGCATCAAATAGCAACGTTGTGATTAGCTTGCAAAATTGTATCTTTGGCTTATTAGCAACAACACAACGAGTTGATACGAGAAAGCACCCTATGTTGTGATTAGCTTGCAAAATTGTATCTTTGGCTTATTAGCAACAACGCTAATGTTGGTGATGTTAGATACTCACAGTTGTGATTAGCTTGCAAAATTGTATCTTTGGCTTATTAGCAACAACGTTTTTTCTTTTCACCGTAAACAACAACCTGTTGTGATTAGCTTGCAAAATTGTATCTTTGGCTTATTAGCAACAACAGTAGACAAACGTAAGCCTCTGGTAAAGTACATATCATATACTACAAGTTCCGCCAACTTTAACAAAGTCGTCTAAAGTTGGCGGAACTTGTTTAAAGTTTGTTCAAGTAGTTACGAGTTTGCCGTATTTAAACTCTTCTCCCAGTATTTTGGGAGTAATTCGCAGATATTCTTTTTTGATTCTTTATATATCGGTAGTTTTCTCAAGACATCTATCATCCATTCTCGAGGATCTACATTTACAGCCTTACAACTGCTGATAAGCGAGTAAATTATGGCAGCACGTATCGCTGCATCATCATTACCACAGAAGAGATAATTTTTCCTGCCGATGGCTAAAGGACGTATCGCATTTTCAATAAGATTATTATCGATATTAATCCTTCCGTCATTCACATAACGGGCCAGACGTGGCAGTAACGTATAAGAATATTGTATAGCCTTACCGACTCGGCTTGTACGAAGGACTTTCAGCCATGTATCACTCAGCCATTTTTCAAATTCGCAGATGACGGGATAAGCTTCTTTTCTGCGTTTCTCTCTTCTCTCTTCAGGGGTAAGTTTCTGCTCGTCAGCCAGACTTTCAATCCGGTATAGTTTCTTGATATAGACTATTGCCTGGGTGGCTTTTTCGTCATCCTCATCAAGAGCTTCTACAAACTTACGACGTGCATGCGCCCAACATCCGTAAAGCGTAATCCCTTCCTTCCCTTCAAAACTATCGTAAACGTTATATCCGTCTGTCTGAATATTGCCATGATAGCCCAGCAGTAACTTCTGAGCTGTGGATTTGCTCCTTGATCCGAAGTCATAGCTGAAGCATACAGATCCATGCAGCGCGTCTCTCACACACCACATATAACCCTTTACGGCACGA is from uncultured Macellibacteroides sp. and encodes:
- a CDS encoding IS66 family transposase, giving the protein MTESEAKILREENERLKGLVASLENQLAWLRKKIFGSMSEKHLPLNPDNLQLNLFPEQMSADEKARLEAEVALEQENIEKKVSRHNEKPSRKPLDTSKLPVKEEHIYPKGINEEEYTELAPEVTDSLERIPAMVYIRRIIRHKYVLKSNIQIQHPERRAFEIAEIPPVAIDKCIAGASVLTDIIMDKFMYHLPFYRVIQKYKENGVILNDSTINGWFAATCERLKPLYDKLKAEILSSDYIQVDESTIPVIDNEKHRAVKGYMWCVRDALHGSVCFSYDFGSRSKSTAQKLLLGYHGNIQTDGYNVYDSFEGKEGITLYGCWAHARRKFVEALDEDDEKATQAIVYIKKLYRIESLADEQKLTPEERREKRRKEAYPVICEFEKWLSDTWLKVLRTSRVGKAIQYSYTLLPRLARYVNDGRINIDNNLIENAIRPLAIGRKNYLFCGNDDAAIRAAIIYSLISSCKAVNVDPREWMIDVLRKLPIYKESKKNICELLPKYWEKSLNTANS